In Mobula hypostoma chromosome 24, sMobHyp1.1, whole genome shotgun sequence, a genomic segment contains:
- the LOC134337291 gene encoding GTP-binding protein Di-Ras2-like → MPEQSNDYNVVVFGAGGVGKSSLVLRFVKGTFRETYIPTIEDTYRQVISCDKSVCTLQITDTTGSHQFPAMQRLSISRGHAFILVYSICSRQSLEELKPIYQQILQIKGNIENIPVMLVGNKCDETAKEVDSKVGEALASEWKCAFMETSAKMNYNVKELFQELLNLEKRRCMSLNIDGKKSKQQKRTEKLKGKCSIM, encoded by the coding sequence ATGCCTGAGCAGAGTAATGACTACAACGTCGTAGTGTTTGGGGCTGGGGGCGTTGGAAAAAGCTCCCTGGTGCTACGTTTTGTCAAAGGGACCTTTCGAGAAACGTACATTCCCACCATTGAAGACACCTACAGGCAGGTGATCAGCTGTGATAAGAGTGTCTGCACCCTTCAGATCACTGATACCACAGGCTCACACCAGTTCCCAGCAATGCAGCGGCTGTCCATTTCCAGGGGACATGCGTTTATCCTAGTCTACTCCATCTGCAGCCGTCAGTCCCTGGAAGAGCTAAAACCCATCTACCAGCAAATCCTTCAGATCAAAGGCAATATCGAGAACATCCCAGTCATGTTGGTGGGGAACAAGTGTGATGAAACAGCCAAAGAGGTGGACAGCAAGGTAGGGGAGGCACTGGCTTCGGAATGGAAGTGTGCATTCATGGAGACGTCCGCCAAGATGAATTACAATGTCAAAGAGCTTTTTCAGGAACTGCTTAATTTGGAAAAACGCAGATGTATGAGCCTGAATATTGATGGGAAGAAGtccaaacagcagaagagaacaGAGAAATTAAAGGGAAAATGCAGCATCATGTAG